A region from the Stygiolobus caldivivus genome encodes:
- a CDS encoding Lrp/AsnC family transcriptional regulator, whose translation MDDIDKGIIFYLLKDGRVSQNKLAKLLNISSPSINVRFRRLIEEGVIRGFKLFVNPNAYGKYFMYLAFQNLRDIEDDRIFIKFRCLENFNVYGVEAESSSGLDALVRDFSLALGPPVMKYAPTQGLIAAKKNVARLLSFLSEYPGADVGEIALKLKTTSQKK comes from the coding sequence ATGGACGACATTGACAAGGGGATAATTTTCTATTTGCTCAAAGACGGTAGGGTTTCCCAGAACAAGTTAGCTAAGTTGCTTAATATTTCTTCACCTAGTATTAACGTTAGGTTCAGGAGGTTAATCGAAGAAGGGGTAATAAGGGGTTTCAAACTATTTGTGAACCCAAACGCGTACGGGAAGTATTTTATGTACCTCGCGTTCCAGAACTTAAGGGACATAGAAGACGACAGGATATTCATAAAGTTTAGGTGTCTGGAAAACTTCAACGTCTATGGGGTAGAGGCCGAGAGCTCGTCCGGGTTAGACGCACTGGTCAGGGACTTTTCGTTGGCGTTAGGGCCACCCGTGATGAAATATGCCCCTACTCAGGGACTCATCGCCGCTAAGAAAAACGTAGCAAGACTCTTGTCTTTCCTGTCGGAGTACCCCGGGGCTGACGTAGGGGAAATCGCTTTAAAACTAAAAACTACAAGCCAGAAAAAATAA
- a CDS encoding SMP-30/gluconolactonase/LRE family protein → MEVVSKYRAILAEGPVYFEGRLFWVDIEGKRVIRKDLQSGDELIVEAPDLVSSLCVIDGRRAYATVRHGIYLVDLEGKTFKELVEVEAELEKNRFNDGKCDKVGRYWAGTMNMEKSAPTGSLYKFDGKGVEKMVEGLTVSNGLGWDPDDRLMYLIDSPARKVYAFDFDLKRGKVWNRRELISFSNDVGNPDGMAVDEEGFLWMAHWGGGKVSRWSPQGRKVLEVRLPVTYVSSVTFGGPELDTLYITTAKKDGEPLSGMVFKEKTRVKGLATNIGRL, encoded by the coding sequence ATGGAGGTAGTAAGTAAGTATAGGGCTATTTTAGCGGAGGGCCCGGTCTATTTTGAGGGGAGGCTCTTCTGGGTGGACATCGAAGGTAAAAGGGTCATAAGGAAGGACCTCCAGAGCGGGGATGAACTGATAGTCGAGGCCCCCGACCTTGTCTCCTCGCTCTGTGTCATTGACGGGAGGAGGGCCTACGCGACCGTAAGGCACGGGATCTATTTAGTTGACCTCGAGGGGAAGACGTTTAAGGAGTTGGTCGAGGTAGAGGCAGAACTGGAGAAAAACCGTTTTAACGACGGGAAATGCGATAAGGTGGGGAGGTATTGGGCAGGGACGATGAACATGGAGAAGTCAGCCCCCACGGGAAGCCTCTACAAGTTCGACGGAAAAGGGGTCGAGAAAATGGTAGAGGGCTTAACGGTCTCTAACGGCCTGGGTTGGGACCCCGATGACCGGTTGATGTACCTAATAGACAGCCCCGCCAGGAAAGTCTACGCCTTTGACTTCGACTTAAAGAGGGGGAAAGTGTGGAACAGGAGGGAATTAATAAGTTTTTCAAACGACGTCGGTAACCCTGACGGGATGGCGGTGGATGAGGAGGGCTTTCTGTGGATGGCCCATTGGGGAGGGGGTAAAGTGAGTAGGTGGTCCCCTCAAGGAAGGAAAGTACTAGAGGTCAGGCTCCCCGTGACTTATGTGTCATCTGTCACTTTTGGGGGGCCTGAGCTGGACACCCTTTACATAACCACGGCAAAGAAGGACGGGGAACCGTTAAGCGGGATGGTATTTAAGGAGAAAACCCGAGTGAAGGGACTGGCGACCAATATAGGGAGGCTGTAA
- the dgoD gene encoding galactonate dehydratase produces the protein MRIKDVRVYLVNAVWRNFVIVRVDTDEGVTGYGEGTMGDFEKTVEAAVNDFKPFLIGREVNVQEVSNFLYRHFFWRGGPILMSAISAVEQALWDIMGKSLNRPVYELLGGKVRDKVRVYANGFISGDRSPEEFARAVRETVESGFTAVKIDPFGGSGPQISVEELERAKARLKAIRDSVGYGVDVMLDAHGRFNVSSAVKVANEIARYEPFWLEEPVPEEDIKALRYVKERSPVPIASGERIVTKFRYREFLEERAADIIQPDVCHVGGVWAFREIASMAETYYTTVAPHNPNGPIATAATLNLMLNINNPLIMEFWVDAQSVRKSIIKEYFKVKDSYIYATNKPGLGVEVNQEALEKFPYKKLHLEYFSSDYKYFGDVNDGGSK, from the coding sequence TTGAGGATTAAAGACGTCAGAGTATACTTGGTCAACGCGGTCTGGAGGAACTTCGTAATAGTCAGGGTAGACACCGACGAGGGGGTAACGGGTTACGGGGAGGGGACTATGGGGGACTTTGAGAAAACTGTCGAAGCAGCGGTCAACGACTTTAAGCCCTTCCTGATAGGCAGGGAAGTGAACGTCCAGGAGGTGTCTAATTTCTTGTACAGGCACTTCTTCTGGAGGGGAGGGCCTATACTCATGTCAGCTATAAGTGCCGTAGAACAAGCCCTATGGGACATTATGGGGAAGAGCCTCAACAGGCCCGTCTACGAGCTCTTAGGGGGTAAGGTCAGGGACAAGGTGAGGGTCTACGCTAACGGGTTTATATCGGGAGATAGGAGTCCGGAAGAGTTCGCCAGGGCGGTGAGGGAGACTGTGGAGTCCGGTTTCACGGCTGTAAAAATCGACCCTTTCGGGGGTTCAGGGCCACAGATAAGCGTGGAGGAGCTGGAGAGGGCCAAGGCGAGGCTTAAGGCGATAAGGGACTCAGTAGGTTACGGGGTAGACGTGATGTTGGACGCCCACGGGAGGTTTAACGTCTCCTCGGCTGTAAAGGTGGCCAACGAGATCGCGAGGTACGAGCCCTTCTGGTTAGAGGAGCCCGTCCCGGAGGAAGACATAAAAGCCCTCAGGTACGTCAAGGAGAGGTCCCCAGTCCCTATCGCCAGTGGGGAGAGGATAGTCACGAAGTTCAGGTACCGCGAGTTCCTCGAAGAGAGGGCCGCGGACATCATCCAGCCCGACGTGTGCCATGTTGGCGGAGTCTGGGCTTTCAGGGAAATAGCCTCTATGGCTGAGACCTATTACACCACAGTAGCCCCGCATAACCCCAACGGCCCCATTGCCACTGCTGCTACGCTCAACTTGATGCTCAACATCAATAACCCGTTGATAATGGAGTTCTGGGTCGACGCACAGAGCGTGAGGAAGTCGATAATAAAAGAGTACTTTAAGGTGAAGGACTCGTACATATACGCTACAAATAAACCCGGCTTGGGCGTTGAGGTAAACCAAGAGGCCTTAGAGAAGTTCCCCTACAAGAAGTTGCATCTAGAGTACTTCAGCAGTGACTACAAGTACTTTGGGGACGTGAACGATGGAGGTAGTAAGTAA
- a CDS encoding aldehyde dehydrogenase family protein, with translation MFTIIGNEKVDSGEKIPVRNPATGEVIDYVPSLPREEVKNAIDIALDTSPRLNAIAPAKRSRLLTEVAKAIRGNVDDLAVTMTRETGRPIKSSRLEIERTAQIFELAASELRRALEGQFIPLDLYELPAGNENRVAFVKREPLGVVAAITPFNFPAASFAHKVAPALAVGNTVVFKPSSLTPLTQLKLAQLVLKEFPPGSLNVVTGNSEMIGDEFVSNEKVSLITFTGSASVGLDLASRAVKNGKRVIMELGGSDAMVVLEDADIDKAVRSALVGRFDFAGQFCNATKRVIVRREVEEEFTEKLKSGLQKFRAGDPMDEGVDIPPLISSDAVARMKEFLNDALAAGGEEVYEGKVPDKGYYFPPVVLRLSPESKARVLREEVFGPILPVVPVSSDEEAVRVANSTQYGLDASVFTKDFSRAYEIASKLKAGTVVINDTTRLRWDNLPFGGVLKSGIGRESVINTMLEMTETKLVVYSR, from the coding sequence ATGTTTACGATAATAGGGAACGAAAAGGTCGATTCAGGTGAAAAAATACCCGTGAGGAACCCGGCGACGGGTGAAGTCATAGACTACGTCCCTTCTCTTCCTAGGGAAGAAGTGAAAAACGCGATAGACATAGCACTCGACACCTCCCCCCGCCTCAACGCTATCGCACCTGCAAAAAGGTCGAGGCTTTTAACTGAAGTCGCTAAGGCCATTAGGGGTAATGTAGATGACCTGGCCGTGACCATGACTAGGGAGACGGGGAGGCCTATAAAGAGCTCCAGGCTGGAAATCGAAAGGACTGCACAAATATTCGAACTCGCGGCCTCGGAGCTGAGGAGGGCCTTAGAAGGGCAATTCATACCCCTAGACCTCTACGAACTACCGGCGGGAAACGAGAACAGGGTAGCGTTCGTTAAGAGGGAGCCATTAGGGGTAGTGGCGGCCATAACCCCGTTTAACTTCCCCGCGGCAAGTTTCGCCCACAAAGTAGCCCCCGCTTTGGCGGTGGGGAACACAGTAGTATTTAAACCCTCGTCACTGACACCCCTAACACAGCTCAAGCTCGCCCAACTAGTCCTGAAGGAGTTCCCCCCGGGTAGCCTGAACGTCGTTACCGGCAACTCAGAAATGATCGGGGACGAGTTTGTCTCCAACGAAAAGGTCTCCCTGATAACGTTCACCGGTTCAGCGTCAGTGGGGCTCGACCTAGCGAGTAGGGCGGTAAAGAACGGGAAAAGGGTAATAATGGAGTTGGGTGGGAGCGACGCTATGGTCGTACTGGAGGACGCCGATATAGACAAGGCAGTGAGGTCAGCACTGGTAGGCAGGTTCGACTTCGCCGGGCAGTTCTGCAACGCGACGAAAAGGGTGATAGTGAGGCGGGAGGTAGAGGAGGAGTTCACGGAAAAGCTAAAGTCGGGGTTGCAAAAGTTCAGGGCAGGTGACCCTATGGACGAAGGCGTCGACATACCCCCTCTGATTTCGAGTGACGCAGTCGCGAGGATGAAAGAGTTTTTAAACGACGCGTTAGCTGCGGGAGGGGAGGAGGTATATGAGGGCAAAGTCCCCGATAAAGGTTACTATTTCCCCCCGGTAGTGTTGAGGCTAAGCCCCGAGAGTAAGGCCAGAGTCCTCAGGGAGGAGGTCTTCGGCCCCATTTTACCCGTAGTCCCCGTGAGTAGTGACGAGGAAGCTGTAAGAGTAGCCAACTCCACACAATACGGCCTTGACGCGTCGGTCTTCACGAAGGACTTCTCAAGGGCTTACGAGATAGCGTCAAAACTCAAGGCCGGGACGGTGGTCATAAACGACACCACGAGGCTAAGGTGGGACAACCTACCTTTCGGAGGGGTACTGAAAAGCGGTATAGGGAGGGAAAGCGTCATAAACACTATGCTGGAAATGACGGAGACGAAACTGGTGGTGTATTCGAGGTGA
- a CDS encoding HEPN domain-containing protein yields MDNKDLVRSYVRQAEERIKHAKEALNDGNYPYVVRQCQEAVELLLKASLRFVGVEPPKWHDVGVVLKRESGKFPKWFQELIDELSYYSRVLRKEREPAMYGDEETGTPPEDIYSRFDAEKALQMACRVHEVVVKLVNS; encoded by the coding sequence TTGGATAACAAAGACTTAGTCAGGTCTTATGTTAGGCAGGCCGAGGAGAGGATAAAACACGCCAAAGAGGCCCTGAATGACGGGAATTACCCCTATGTAGTACGACAGTGTCAGGAGGCCGTTGAGCTACTCCTTAAGGCGTCCCTCAGGTTCGTGGGTGTGGAGCCACCTAAATGGCACGATGTAGGAGTAGTCTTAAAAAGGGAAAGCGGTAAATTCCCTAAGTGGTTCCAAGAGCTGATAGACGAGCTTTCTTATTATTCGAGGGTCTTGAGGAAGGAGAGGGAGCCGGCGATGTACGGTGACGAGGAGACCGGTACCCCGCCAGAAGACATTTATTCCAGGTTTGACGCCGAAAAGGCTTTACAGATGGCGTGCAGAGTCCATGAGGTCGTGGTCAAGTTAGTTAATAGTTAA
- a CDS encoding nucleotidyltransferase domain-containing protein has protein sequence MDEPYRSLLEKLVNLMKEKLGDDLVSVVVFGSIARGDYRRDSDIDLFIVIKNLPKTVTERVILFDQFEVMLEGDLERLMDDGYYVTFSPILKTPEEAGHFSPLYMDMTQDAVILYDVNGFFKGVLDKARKKLEELDFERVWVSKKAWYWRKRDYKFGEVIDFGD, from the coding sequence GTGGACGAACCTTACAGGAGTTTGCTAGAGAAGCTGGTTAACCTGATGAAGGAGAAGCTAGGCGACGATTTGGTGTCTGTAGTCGTGTTCGGGAGCATAGCTAGGGGTGACTACCGGAGGGACAGCGATATAGACCTCTTCATAGTCATTAAAAACCTCCCCAAAACTGTGACGGAAAGGGTCATATTGTTTGACCAGTTCGAGGTGATGTTAGAGGGGGACTTAGAGAGGCTTATGGACGACGGCTATTACGTGACTTTCTCCCCTATCCTCAAGACCCCGGAGGAAGCAGGACATTTCTCGCCCCTTTATATGGACATGACACAAGACGCCGTAATACTTTATGACGTAAACGGGTTCTTTAAGGGGGTACTCGACAAGGCGAGGAAAAAGCTGGAGGAACTGGACTTTGAGAGGGTCTGGGTGTCTAAGAAAGCGTGGTATTGGAGGAAAAGGGACTACAAGTTCGGGGAAGTAATAGATTTCGGTGACTGA
- a CDS encoding plastocyanin/azurin family copper-binding protein, which yields MKKSFIIILLILLVVTVAGVISYAYYTVYLPQQYQKESANYYNQQIENMGYYSRGMMSGGMMGSRGMYHMMGYYGGYEVMYESTVPIPEAVSTTKSVPSYAKVFPNNDSIIFTSKDITITVLSMGHKRAVNLTGYTPPSYAQDNVFVIYGLINPTLIIPPGASVHVVLINLDAGDYHNIAITSVPPPYPYYVMMDIRMNVLGMTPFLPPANYNSGQAYEFSFTVTFSQPGVYYYLCEYPGHAEMGMYGKIIVA from the coding sequence ATGAAGAAGTCATTTATTATAATACTATTAATCTTGTTAGTTGTTACAGTTGCTGGAGTAATTTCATATGCGTACTACACGGTTTATCTACCGCAGCAATACCAAAAAGAGTCAGCAAACTATTACAACCAACAAATAGAGAATATGGGTTATTATTCACGAGGGATGATGAGTGGAGGGATGATGGGGAGTAGAGGGATGTATCATATGATGGGTTATTACGGAGGGTATGAAGTGATGTATGAAAGTACGGTACCTATACCTGAAGCCGTATCCACGACGAAAAGTGTGCCTTCATACGCGAAGGTATTCCCTAATAATGATAGTATAATATTTACGTCAAAGGATATCACTATAACGGTCTTATCGATGGGACATAAAAGGGCTGTAAACTTAACCGGTTATACTCCTCCCTCTTATGCTCAAGATAACGTTTTCGTGATTTACGGGTTAATAAATCCCACGTTGATAATACCTCCCGGTGCGTCAGTCCACGTCGTATTAATAAACCTAGACGCGGGTGATTATCACAATATTGCCATAACCTCCGTCCCCCCTCCTTATCCGTATTACGTCATGATGGACATTAGAATGAACGTATTGGGAATGACCCCCTTCTTACCTCCAGCGAATTATAACTCCGGACAAGCTTATGAGTTCAGTTTTACTGTTACGTTTTCTCAACCCGGAGTCTACTACTATTTATGTGAATACCCAGGACACGCGGAAATGGGAATGTACGGGAAAATTATAGTAGCGTAA
- a CDS encoding MBL fold metallo-hydrolase, with the protein MERVGKLKITVLSDNFTSTIVPPLIGEWGFSAFIQADDVGILYDVGNSGLPLVHNAPYLGIDLKRDVDYIVLSHGHSDHTGGVRERQVEGALKG; encoded by the coding sequence ATGGAAAGAGTGGGAAAACTGAAAATAACTGTCCTCAGCGATAACTTCACCTCAACGATAGTCCCTCCCTTGATCGGGGAGTGGGGTTTTTCAGCGTTTATACAAGCTGATGACGTAGGGATATTATATGATGTGGGGAACAGCGGCTTACCGCTAGTCCACAACGCCCCATACCTCGGCATAGACCTGAAGAGAGACGTAGACTATATCGTACTTTCCCACGGGCACTCCGACCACACCGGGGGGGTTAGGGAACGACAAGTTGAGGGAGCTCTTAAGGGGTAA
- a CDS encoding MBL fold metallo-hydrolase, whose protein sequence is MRELLRGKVVIAHPDIFEKKFLNWRGRIEYIGLPLSREEMESDFKLVLTREPIEFTKGVVFAGEVKGYGFPRYNKGLLKAKDDKVVDDELLDDAPLYINTDKGLVIVTGCGHSGVLNIVRHSKEVTKEEKIHAIIGGLHLLSSPKEHVAQVLKELEGVADKIGPAHCSGFQVRLSEKYIDAGVGRVFEV, encoded by the coding sequence TTGAGGGAGCTCTTAAGGGGTAAGGTGGTAATAGCTCACCCAGATATCTTCGAGAAGAAGTTCCTTAACTGGCGGGGGAGGATCGAGTATATAGGGCTCCCCCTGAGCAGGGAAGAGATGGAGAGTGACTTCAAGCTCGTCCTGACCAGAGAACCAATCGAGTTCACAAAAGGAGTGGTATTCGCGGGGGAGGTAAAGGGTTACGGTTTTCCGAGGTATAATAAAGGGCTACTGAAGGCAAAAGACGACAAGGTAGTGGATGACGAACTCTTAGATGACGCACCGCTCTATATTAATACGGATAAAGGGCTGGTAATAGTAACAGGGTGCGGGCACTCCGGGGTACTCAACATAGTCCGCCACTCAAAGGAGGTCACTAAAGAGGAGAAAATCCACGCTATAATAGGGGGGTTACACCTACTTTCCTCCCCGAAGGAGCACGTAGCCCAAGTCCTTAAAGAACTGGAGGGCGTCGCAGATAAAATCGGCCCTGCACACTGTAGCGGTTTTCAGGTAAGGTTAAGCGAGAAGTATATAGACGCAGGAGTAGGCAGGGTATTTGAAGTGTGA
- a CDS encoding GH116 family glycosyl hydrolase, whose translation MVKYNSKQVLDYGVPLGGIGAGKVELNNKGKMVNLTIFNNWQKPVTGMRGFHVFVIGDDYYFLEDDVMVKGMEDRGTTLTYEGEYPFVKITGRGTTLTAFTPIIKGDLKDSSLPAFGLTVKAKGKIAISVANLVGSFSVGRKNEPLKNGFKMVNTKANKYDPAKGDMTFICKSGKVIHQYNINLSPREVLEKGWVKELYESPDPWLKLIDGSLTPTDGEARGMWEDFAGMVVSEDEATCVLSWYFNTPTHHFPYKHYYSNFFKDSKEVAEYFLDNFDLFFAKSLRFTDQPFGEAVVNSAYILSTSTWLTDDGKFGVLEAPEALPLVNTIGGLTYEASSLPILYLYPGLERKVIEMFLKSVREDGYVPHDLGYLGFDAPTDGTTAPPEWKDTNATLILMAYRYYKLMGDVEAIKEFYPSILRAFSWFNGGVPGKEGSGDDAFDATSVRGYDSYITSLTYVASVAMEKIAEVVNDPDTERKAEELAEKALQELRWNGKFYTAWDEPATDTLFLGQFIAFWWAELLDLPYDKEKVKRALREAYERIKRSKTCCVPNTVNQDGSPFNYSPQTVSSWVRLVFAVGSLALWLGMEEWREIIELEWEALVERGMVWNQPSRLNVFTGFPDVYLDHYIGSPALWGLVFKK comes from the coding sequence ATGGTCAAGTACAACTCAAAACAAGTCCTGGACTACGGCGTCCCTTTGGGCGGTATCGGTGCCGGAAAGGTAGAACTCAACAACAAAGGTAAAATGGTAAACCTGACAATTTTCAATAACTGGCAGAAACCCGTAACCGGTATGAGGGGTTTTCACGTCTTCGTCATAGGAGACGACTACTATTTCCTTGAGGATGACGTAATGGTCAAAGGGATGGAGGACAGAGGGACGACACTGACTTATGAAGGCGAATACCCTTTCGTCAAGATAACCGGGAGGGGCACGACCCTTACGGCGTTTACGCCTATTATAAAGGGAGACCTAAAGGACTCGTCTTTGCCGGCCTTCGGGCTGACGGTAAAGGCTAAGGGGAAGATAGCCATATCCGTGGCAAACCTCGTCGGTAGTTTTTCGGTAGGCAGGAAAAACGAGCCGTTAAAAAACGGTTTTAAAATGGTCAACACTAAGGCTAACAAGTACGACCCTGCAAAAGGTGATATGACGTTCATCTGTAAGTCCGGTAAAGTAATACACCAGTACAACATTAACCTCTCCCCTCGTGAAGTTTTGGAAAAAGGGTGGGTAAAGGAACTATACGAGTCCCCCGACCCGTGGCTAAAACTAATAGACGGGTCTTTAACCCCCACGGACGGTGAAGCCAGGGGTATGTGGGAGGACTTTGCGGGCATGGTAGTCTCAGAGGACGAAGCCACGTGCGTCCTGAGTTGGTACTTCAACACCCCCACCCACCACTTCCCTTATAAACACTATTACTCTAACTTCTTTAAAGACTCAAAAGAAGTCGCGGAGTATTTCCTCGATAACTTTGACCTATTTTTTGCCAAGAGCTTGAGGTTTACAGACCAGCCTTTCGGCGAAGCGGTCGTCAACTCAGCTTATATACTCTCTACCTCAACTTGGCTCACCGATGACGGTAAGTTCGGGGTGTTAGAGGCACCTGAAGCCCTACCATTGGTGAACACCATAGGGGGCCTGACTTATGAGGCCTCTTCCCTCCCTATACTCTACCTTTACCCCGGACTTGAAAGGAAAGTAATAGAGATGTTTTTAAAGTCGGTCAGAGAAGACGGGTACGTCCCCCACGACTTAGGGTACCTGGGATTTGACGCACCTACAGACGGGACCACAGCACCTCCCGAATGGAAGGACACCAACGCGACCCTGATCTTAATGGCGTATAGGTACTACAAGCTTATGGGAGACGTCGAGGCCATAAAGGAGTTTTACCCATCAATACTCAGAGCCTTTTCGTGGTTCAACGGCGGAGTACCGGGTAAAGAAGGTAGTGGAGATGACGCATTTGACGCTACTTCTGTGAGAGGCTACGACTCCTATATTACATCACTCACTTATGTCGCGTCAGTAGCCATGGAGAAGATCGCCGAAGTTGTAAACGACCCCGACACGGAGAGAAAGGCCGAGGAGTTGGCCGAAAAAGCGCTGCAAGAGCTCAGGTGGAACGGGAAATTTTACACCGCGTGGGACGAGCCTGCAACTGACACACTGTTTCTAGGTCAATTTATCGCCTTCTGGTGGGCTGAACTCTTGGACTTACCTTACGATAAGGAAAAAGTGAAGAGGGCGTTAAGGGAAGCCTATGAGAGGATAAAGAGGTCTAAGACCTGTTGTGTCCCCAATACGGTTAACCAAGACGGCTCTCCCTTTAATTACTCCCCACAGACCGTCTCCTCTTGGGTAAGACTCGTGTTTGCGGTAGGCTCCTTAGCCCTCTGGCTGGGGATGGAGGAATGGCGGGAAATTATTGAACTGGAGTGGGAGGCGTTAGTAGAAAGGGGGATGGTGTGGAACCAACCTTCACGTCTCAACGTATTCACCGGGTTCCCAGACGTCTATCTAGACCATTACATAGGTAGCCCTGCTCTGTGGGGGCTGGTCTTTAAAAAGTAG
- a CDS encoding MFS transporter: MSRSLSSISVLIPFLLSAYAMYTISFVVPQLAHYLSTSISNVVFAITLSWIGGGIGGFLFGRLADIIGRKKSLLISFFLFALPEILVYFVHNLLELYILWFVIGLGVNGENGISYVIVAELRLSNLRGFLGGVMQGFYALGALLGAITATLVGGDFLLIFLIAGLASLLSFVFYPFIPEERVKYGNKSKLSDIFSSRMIVLTVVSSIASLTSFLFIIPAFELMPTILRDDTLVAVGDVIATLSFALSGFISDVKGRKFSAVLFGVLAVVSSFLFLISDLFALAVYFSSAFFAFFGVWLSELYPAEVRGTGSNFALLVGRVIGGGFGTFLITLLPFPLKVSLAIALIATSAVSTASMGLLRPVK; encoded by the coding sequence ATGTCGAGGTCTCTTTCCTCGATTTCAGTCCTCATACCCTTTTTACTTTCAGCTTATGCGATGTATACCATTTCCTTTGTAGTCCCGCAACTCGCGCACTACCTGTCCACAAGTATCTCTAACGTGGTCTTCGCGATAACTCTGTCGTGGATAGGCGGGGGCATAGGTGGCTTTTTATTCGGTAGGCTCGCAGATATAATAGGGAGGAAAAAGAGCTTACTAATCTCCTTCTTCCTCTTCGCACTCCCTGAGATATTGGTCTACTTTGTACACAACCTATTAGAACTTTATATACTGTGGTTTGTTATCGGGCTCGGCGTAAACGGTGAAAACGGTATAAGTTACGTGATAGTAGCGGAGCTCAGGCTCTCTAATTTACGCGGTTTTCTGGGAGGGGTGATGCAGGGCTTCTACGCTTTAGGGGCACTGTTGGGCGCTATAACCGCGACGCTGGTAGGGGGTGACTTCCTGCTCATATTCCTTATCGCCGGGTTAGCCTCTTTACTCTCCTTTGTCTTTTACCCGTTTATTCCGGAAGAGCGGGTGAAGTACGGTAACAAGAGTAAACTGTCAGATATATTTTCGAGTAGGATGATAGTGTTAACTGTGGTGAGTTCAATAGCCTCTCTGACCTCTTTCCTGTTCATAATCCCCGCGTTTGAGCTTATGCCCACCATCCTCAGGGACGACACGTTAGTAGCTGTAGGAGACGTGATAGCTACGCTGTCCTTTGCCCTTTCCGGCTTTATTTCTGACGTTAAGGGCAGGAAGTTTTCCGCAGTCCTCTTCGGCGTGTTAGCCGTAGTGTCTTCGTTCCTCTTCCTCATATCGGACTTATTTGCCTTAGCCGTCTATTTTTCATCGGCTTTCTTCGCCTTCTTCGGTGTCTGGTTAAGTGAGCTATACCCCGCGGAAGTAAGAGGTACGGGGAGCAACTTTGCACTGTTGGTAGGGAGGGTTATAGGGGGAGGTTTCGGGACTTTCCTGATAACGTTATTGCCTTTTCCCCTGAAAGTCTCCCTAGCAATAGCTCTAATCGCCACTTCTGCGGTAAGTACGGCGAGTATGGGCCTACTCCGACCTGTTAAATGA